A single Rhopalosiphum padi isolate XX-2018 chromosome 4, ASM2088224v1, whole genome shotgun sequence DNA region contains:
- the LOC132929457 gene encoding transcription initiation factor TFIID subunit 10: protein MICKMPVAEETLSISDVIVQLQDYSPTIPDSITSSICSEAGFETNDPRIVRLISIASQKFIADIANDALQHCKVRLATLPTKSGKVPKDRKFTLTMEDLAPALNEYGIIVRKPPYFV from the exons ATGATATGTAAGATGCCGGTTGCAGAAGAAACGTTGTCGATATCTGATGTAATTGTTCAACTCCAAGACTATAGTCCCACC ATACCTGATTCTATTACGTCATCTATATGCTCAGAAGCTGGATTTGAAACAAATGACCCTCGAAT agtTCGCTTGATATCAATTGCTTCTCAGAAATTTATTGCTGATATAGCCAACGATGCATTGCAACATTGTAAAGTGCGTTTGGCTACCTTGCCAACTAAATCTGGAAAAGTTCCTAAAGACCGTAAATTCACATTAACTATGGAAGATTTAGCACCAGCACTCAACGAATATGGAATTATTGTTCGAAAGCCTCcatattttgtttaa